TATGAATGGCAAGTTTACAGGTAAGTGGTGTTCTTTTGTTAtatttagaaataaaaattaaaataattccTAACTGGTAATTAATTTCTGAATTTTGCGTGCATGAAGTACCCTTAATGGGTGCTACGGTGTTCCGATGGTGCATCATAAAGGCCGGCAAGGAGACTACTATATCCTTGTTAGTTTTCATACTTTACtagttcactttttttttttttttttttttttttttaaatttgtggCGACGATTTATTTGTGCTTATGCATGGTCAATCTATTCTATTTAGGTAATGGACAAACTGGGCCCGAGTTTATGGGATGTTTGGAACTCCAGCAACCAAATGTACACGACAAaccaaaaaaaaagttttttttttttttttttttttttttttttttagtttaatgtATGTTTGAGTTTTGTTGTTTGGGACAGTCTCTCTGAAGAAATGGTTGCTTGCATAGCAGTGGAGGCGTTATCGATATTAGAGCAACTTCACATAAGAGGGTACCAAACTTAACTTTTGAATTTTAGATagttactttatttatttatttatttattttggcatTTACACGTGACCGGAAATTGTGTTATATTCAGTTTTGTTCACGGAGATGTAAAGCCTGAAAACTTTTTGCTTGGTCAACCTGGGACGCCTAACGAGAAAAAGTTGTATTTGGTTGATCTTGGATTAGGTACATATTTTTCTTTTCTATTGTCTCTTCAGTCTTTACGgggttacatcataaattataaatAGATTATTAGATTAGGTTTTGATTGGTTGAATTCTTGTATTTTAGCCTCAAAATGGAGGGACACGTCGTCTGATAATCATGTTGACTATGACCAAAAGCCTGATGTGTTTAGGTAATTCGTACATCTTGGTTAATATTTGTAGTTACACACGTCATAATATTTTTATCGGCTTAATATCTGACATTTTCTTATAAATTTGTGTTTTTCTTTGACAGGGGAACAGTACGTTATGCAAGCGTACATGCCCACTTGGGTAGAACAGGAAGTAGAAGGGATGATCTCGAGTCATTGGCTTATACATTAATATTTCTTCTTAGAGGAAAGCTTCCATGGCAAGGCTTTATTGTgagttaatttatatatttatattctataaataaatatatttactatgtgattttttgttattattattattttttattttgtatttctaggtgagttagttagttagttagtttCTTTATGTTTTGAACCTACCTTTATCAATTTGAATGGAGTTCTCTTCCCAACATAGATACTCTATAAAGTTCAGCACTTTCAATTTTCACGGGTTTTAGGGAAATCAGTCAATATTTCTAAAGTGACGATCTTTACGTTAGGGGATTGTACTTGTAGAAAATTTTCGAAGTTGTGCATCTTTTGGTTTTCTTTGCTTTCTTTTAACCTCTTACGGAGTAAAAcggtgtatggatttaaagttactAAATCTATGGATTTGAAATTTTGATTTTGTTCTTTTTCTAGCAAATTTATCTCTGGATTCCCTTATTTGTCAAAcctatctttataataataaaagaGATTTTCATCTAGAGATAAGGATCTCTAggtgctttcaagttcataaattctaaaagaatGATTCTGAAATTCTTAAACTCGTACTCTTTTCATTTTTGCTAGTTTTTAGATATGTTTGGTTTTATTTAACTTTTACAAAGATTATTATAATTGGGTTCAAGGTAATTGAATGTTGTGTAGGGTTTCCTTTTTGTTTTATCCTAAATAAATAAATCAATAATGTTAAAAGTTCTAATTTTTACCAATTATTTTATTGCAGGGCGAAAACAAAGGGTTTCTTGTTTGTAAAAAAAAGATGGCAACGTCTCCCGATTTACTTTGTTATCTTTGTCCCTTACCTTTTAAACAATTTCTTGAAACGGTTACCAACATGAAATTTGACGAAGAACCCAACTACTTGAAGCTTATTGGACTCTTCGACAACTGCCTTGGTTCAAGTCCATCTCTTCGACCAATCAGAATAGATGGCGCCTTAAAGGTGCGTTTGATATTATTAAAAGTTACATTTTTTAACGCTCCATGTTCTAACTTCAGTTAATTGTGTTATGTACTCTAGGTGGGCCACAAGAGGGCACGACTCCTTATCGATTTGGAAGATGACAATCAGCCTCGGAAGAAAACTCGTATAGGCACTCCTGCCTCACAATGGATATCTATTTATACTTCAAGAACACCAATGAAACAGAGGTAcggggaatatatatatatatatatatatatatatatatatatatatatatatatatatatatatatatatatagtggtttaATCCATGGCTAAGCAACTTTAGTGGCTAAGTGGGGATAAACaacatcaaattttttttttttttttttttagattcataaatctGCATCAAAATGCGTcctaatctatatttttataagccAAAAACATTCGAAATTGttaaaaaatcgatgatgaatatcCGATGAATGATAATCATCGTGTTGAATGataatatttatcattcatcactatttagatgaatgataaattaatcattcatcatcgattttataACGATTTCGTTATCGATTTCGttaattttttttcaatttttgCGTTTTATTCAATCTGCTTATTAAGAGACATTAAAAAGataattttttcaaaaaaaaaattttgctttatCCATTCTTAGCCGTTTTTAAGTCTAACCATGGATCGcgccccttatatatatatatatatatatatatatatatatatatatataaataatcaagagggaagcacattTTTGAGGGGAAATAGGGGGAAGTAAGTTTTTTCGGAATTTTTCGGAATTTTTTTTTTAGGCATCAAGAgcaaatgaaaatatgaacatttaaaaaagacactttgtgatgaatgttattattttggcgggaaaacgctcgaagaaaaaaatcaaAACATGCATTATAGtttttttttagggtttaaaaattagggtttagtaattagggtttagaaattatggttcaaaatttagggtttagctattaggtttagaaattagggtttagaatttagaaattagggtttagggttttgaaattagggtttagattgaatttttaacacgaacagcttagagtttagggttttgggtttagggactaaaccctaaactctaaatcgggctaaattttgaaaaaaaaaaaacttcaaaaaagatgaaagaaaacaacgttccaaaaatattattaggaataacattactcatgatgaatgttatcagtTATTTCTTCGATcggtttcccgcctaaataataacattatcacaaagtgtcttttttaaatgttcatattttcaattTCACCTAAACTTGATGCCTGAAAAACAATTTTCgaaaaaaaccaaaaaaatttacttcccccacttcccccaaaaagtgcttccctcttgattatgaccctatatatatatatatatatatatatatatatatatatatcctgaaGCAATCTTGTCAAACATATTGAACACGCAGGTACTACTACAACGTAACGGATGCAAGACTCCACCAGCATATTGAAAAGGGAAAGAGTGATGGTTTAAATATTAGCTGTGTTGCATCTGCGGTTAATTTATGGGCTATTGTTATGGATGCGGGCACAGGGTTCAGTTCACAAGTATTTGAGCTCTCCCCTGTGTTCTTGCACAAGGTAAAACACAGTTTTAATTTACTGTTTACGTTACAAGTTGTAGCAATATTTTGGCACGTTTAATTAGTTATAATCTTTTTTTAATTTTGTATTAAAGGAATGGATAATGGAGCAATGGGAGAAAAACTATTACATTACATCACTCGCTGGTGCAACAAATGGTAGTGCGTTGGTGGTAATGTCTAAAGGTatgttctctctctctctctctctctctctctctctatatatatatatatatatatatatatatatacatacatacatatatatatttgtatatcttGCAAAAATCGGTACTCGGGGAGTATTCGGTCGGGACTTTTGAGGGAGTATTCGGATTGgcctttttataatataaataataaataaatttcaaaattattTGTGTAAATATACAAGAAATCCAAATAAACATTAACATAACACCAGTTGTTCAAGCACTCAAAAATTTTCATCTCAAGTCATTTTAAAATGTTGACCGATATTAACTTCGACCGACTTTGACCAACTAAATCCGATTTTGACCAATTAATTACTCAGATTTTAGAAAATCGGATCAGGCGGTTCCTAAAAAAGAGTAAACGGGGAGTAACTTCATCAATCGGGGAGTTTtacaacactatatatatatatatatatatatatatatatatatatatatacacgcacgCGTGCACACACACAAATATACATGCATATACTCTTCCCCCAAACCCcaccccaccccccccccccccccaccccaccaccaccaccacacacacacacccaccaccccaccaccaccaaccaatgCAGTTGTAGATCATAATATTTTTGGATAATGATTATTTTCTTTGTATCTAACCTACTTATAGGAACGACGTACACACAACAGTCATACAAAGTGAGTGATGTTTTCCCATTCAAGTGGATTAACAAGAAATGGAAGGAAGGGTTTTTGGTAACGTCAATGACGACAGCCGGTAGTCGATGGGGCATTGTCATGTCTAGAGATGCAACTTACTCTAACCAGGTATTACTCTACTCACTTCTCTGTTGTCACTctaagtcaacaaaaaagtcaacttaTACAGTTTGTGGTTGGCTGCTTACTCTCTGTGTGTGTAGGTGGTTGAACTCGATTTTCTGTATCCCAGTGAAGGGATTCACAGACGATGGGAAAATGGGTACCGAATAACGGCGGCAGCTGCAACCGATGATCAAGCTGCTTTCATACTTAGTACATCCAAAAGAAGATCACAAGATGTCACCCAAGAAACTCTTAGAACATCCGCCTTTCCTTGTAACCATGTTAAGGtattttttattataaataaatataaaaattattttttataGTTCAAATGAAATAACAATTGattaatttttattttgtttttgcaTTGACAGGAGAAATGGTCAAAGAATTTGTATATAGCATCCATCTGTTATGGAAGAACAGTATCCTAAAGTTTTAAAGAAGAGTTAtattggtaattttttttttaatccaCTCTCTTTAGTTACGTATTTTGCATCTGTCACATGTTTTATTATCCCTATTGAGTACGAATAGTTCCGAAGGAAATGGGTCAACCAGTTCGAACGTTCACCCGAATGTATTTTTCAATGTCTAAAGAATCTTTGGAATTATTTTATTGCAAAAAAAAGtatttatatttgtaaaatataTTTCTTACACACAACAATGGTTCATTTATCCATGTCTTTAAATGATACAGAAAGAGCAATTTATTAAGGTTTTCATTGCAAAATCTTTGAATGTGTGTTTGGAGTAGTGTGCTTGTTTATCGTTTTGTCTAAGTGTGTGTTTATTATATTCATTAAGGTTATTTTGATGCAACAGGCAAAAGAACGTAGTTGATATATGTGAGGCTTCCCGTAACGAAAGATTAATGGGAAAGCTCGTATGTTGTTGGTGAGCCGACAATGTGTATAGTCAAAATTCTGACCCCGATACATGAACGGATGAATACCTGAAGTGCTTGTCATCATAAGTGCGCTGTACTAATGCAATGGCTGCAGGGTTTGTAATGAatttttgttttattattattattattattgttactttaaACGTATCGATACTGTTTTGAACTATAAGGTGTGTGATTCCATTTTAAAAGCATGAAGAAAAGGTGGAGAGTTATCATTTTTGGTACGTTGGTTTTACAGTTTTTTATGTGATGATGTGCTAAAGTATAGACAGTCGGTTAATTCGAAAAATGGGTTGGGTTGAAAATACTATTGCTGTTAACTGAATTAAAGTCAAATACCAGATACTTGTCTTGACTCGTTTATTAAGTATTCTGCTCGTGCTCCAACTTGAATAATTTGAAGTTTTATGTTTGAACTTCGGTTTGAGTGGTTTGTGTTTTGAGCTTGAATTCGAGAGTGATTAAAACTGTTGTTCTCGAGTTAGTTAAAACTGGAAACAATGGCGGACTTACATGGATGAAAAAACTGctgtgaaaatatgaatatttaaaaaagacactgtGTGATCACATATTATTTTGACCTGACAAAGctcgaagaaataacattcatcgataaatgttattcttgataacattcatcgtgatgtATGTTATTTTTTGAGCGTTTTTTCAagttttagaaattagggtttagatttagggatcatattgagtttttaacacgaacggttttgaGTTTAGTGACTAAACTTAAAACATTGAAAGAAAACTCTAAATCAGGTtaaattttctaaaaaaaaaaactttccagaaaatgaaaaagaaaaaacgCTGAAAGAATAACATGCATGAATGTTATCAGGAATAACATTTATAAatgaatgttatttcttcgagcgttttctagtcaaaataataacatttatcacatggTATCTTTTTAAATGTTCACATTTTCAGCTAATCTTAATGCTTGTGAaataaaattagaaaaaaaaaaaaaaaattaaatttactTCCCCTTTTCAAAAAAAGTGTTTCCCTTGATTAgttctatatatataatttatacaccAAGGAGGTATGTCCATGGAAAAACAAGTGTTGACCTCTTGCAAACACCTCTTGAAAACACCAAATCAAGTTTGTATACATCATTAAAAGTTAAAACCTAATCAATGGATAAAATAAGTTTTATGGTTATAATCAATGTCTAGTCATGTTACAACAGCTAGCAACGTTCctgttaatatttttttttattaaaatcgcTTTCAGATAACTACCCTTTTCATAATATTATATGATGACACTTGAATTAAAATTGTGTTCTTACTCTAGTGGTCTTCGCTTGCTCAGTGGTTCCGTTTAGATCTATATTTCGTTGAAGTAGCACCGGGTCTTGATGCGTCGAGAACAATCTTCTTGACTTATCGCCTAGGTATTGCCTTCAAAACCGCGTGTTTCGgccaattattgtgtgtaaatgcTTGGTGGGTTGGATACTTAGAGTATATTGGTGCTTAGTGTTGGGGACAGATCTTAATTCATCAGAATGCAGTTTGTTCTCGCTATCATTTGTCTCAAGGCCTTCAACATTCTGGTGTttgctctaacgacccgtcctaatccatttggacgaatacattacatttggttacatcgcgaggtacttgacctctatatgatacattttacaaatattgcattcatttttaaaagacaaactttcatttcatcgaaagttgacggcatgcataccatttcataatatatccaactataattgacttaataataatcttgatgaactcaatgactcgaatgcaacgtcttttgaaatatgtcgtgaacgactccaagtaatatctctaaaatgagcaaatacacagcggaagatttctttcatacctgagaataaacatgctttaaagtgtcaaccaaaaggttggtgagttcattagtttatcataaacaatcatttccatcattttaatagaccacaagaatttcatttccatttctcataaatatcatgcatgcaaaaatcattcatatggattgaacacctggtaaccgacattaacaagatgcatataagaatatcccctgtcattccgggacatccatcggacatgataaaacaacatcgaagtactaaagcatccgcaaccatggatggggtttgttaggcccaatagatctatctttaggattcgagtcaattagtagatcggtttactaattcttaggctaccaagcaaaaaggggcatattcggcttcgatcattcaaccatagaatgtagtttcaattacttgtgtctatttcgtcaaacatttataaaagcgcatgtattctcagtcccaaaaatatatatatattgcaaaagcatttaaaaagggagtaat
The window above is part of the Rutidosis leptorrhynchoides isolate AG116_Rl617_1_P2 chromosome 1, CSIRO_AGI_Rlap_v1, whole genome shotgun sequence genome. Proteins encoded here:
- the LOC139883545 gene encoding casein kinase 1-like protein HD16, yielding MPDLRRGVRQAKKATNVEDNTAILAPTTRRGTRRGKAQALKTPAVGPAAPTYPYPMPRPAGRGRGSRPTDQDKNLEIFGGGIGRAPLNLEVGGCNQLVVGNGAEKLAADAEDEGSTSPLPERVQVGNSPAYKLERKLGKGGFGQVYVGRRVSGGSGINGPDALEVALKLEHRNGKGCSYGPPYEWQVYSTLNGCYGVPMVHHKGRQGDYYILVMDKLGPSLWDVWNSSNQILSEEMVACIAVEALSILEQLHIRGFVHGDVKPENFLLGQPGTPNEKKLYLVDLGLASKWRDTSSDNHVDYDQKPDVFRGTVRYASVHAHLGRTGSRRDDLESLAYTLIFLLRGKLPWQGFIGENKGFLVCKKKMATSPDLLCYLCPLPFKQFLETVTNMKFDEEPNYLKLIGLFDNCLGSSPSLRPIRIDGALKVGHKRARLLIDLEDDNQPRKKTRIGTPASQWISIYTSRTPMKQRYYYNVTDARLHQHIEKGKSDGLNISCVASAVNLWAIVMDAGTGFSSQVFELSPVFLHKEWIMEQWEKNYYITSLAGATNGSALVVMSKGTTYTQQSYKVSDVFPFKWINKKWKEGFLVTSMTTAGSRWGIVMSRDATYSNQVVELDFLYPSEGIHRRWENGYRITAAAATDDQAAFILSTSKRRSQDVTQETLRTSAFPCNHVKEKWSKNLYIASICYGRTVS